A segment of the Arachis hypogaea cultivar Tifrunner chromosome 5, arahy.Tifrunner.gnm2.J5K5, whole genome shotgun sequence genome:
AAGCTCGGCATTGTTATAATACGAGCCTAAAACCTCAAAAGAAGCAGCGAGCGATGCATACACTCTATCAATACCGAGCAGCCAGCACTGGCCGAGCTTGATCCCAGAGTTGACTTTCAAGATCGTCCTTCACCAAATGAAGAGCTAACAAAGTTTACGTTAACTGATGATCCGATGAAATTTACTTTTATAGGAACCTCCGTAAAAGATGAAGAAAGGGAGAAGCTCGTTCATTTTTTACGAGAAAACACCAATCTATTTGCTTGGACGTCTGGAGACATGCCAGGCATTGATCCATCTATTATTACTCACAAGCTGGTAATAAGCCCGGCGGCCCAACCAGTATCTCAGAAAAAGCGAAATCTCGGAACCGAGAAAAGGCTTGCATCCATGGCAGAAGCCAAAAAGCTCATCGATGCAAATTTCATCCGGGAGATCAGGTTTACGACTTGGCTGGCTAACATTgttatggaaaagaaaaataatggtaaatggcgcatgtgcgtcgactttacttATCTAAATAAAGCATGTCCTAAGGACGCCTACCCCCTGCCTTCTATTGATACTTTAGTAGATAACTTTTGTGATTATGGTACCCTcagtttcatggatgcatactctggttataaccagattctTATGCATCCatcagaccaagaaaaaacaactTTCATTACTGAATATGGTAATTATTGTTATAATGTCATGCCTTTTGGCTTAAATAATGTAGGTGCAACATATCAGAGACTGATGAACAAGGTTTTCGATCGGCAGATAGGTTGGAACATTAAAGTATATGTCGACGATATGGTCGCTAAGACGTAATTCGGCCAGTCTCACATTGAcgaccttactgaaatttttggCTAGATCCGAGCTGATAACATGAGACTCAATCCGGAGAAGTGTGCCTTCGGTGTTCAGGGAGGAAAATTCCTCGGCTTCATCCTTACTAgccgaggaattgaggcaaatcctgAAAAATGTCAGGCAATCCTTGATATGAATAGTCCCACGAACATCAAGGAGGTCTAGCGATTAACAGGGCGGTTGGCAGCATTATCCAAATTCTTTCCATGCTTGGCGTCTAAGTCCTTCAGCTTTTTTAAATGCTTAACGAAAAATACGAGTTTTCAATGGGATGAAAACTGTGAAATAGCATTTAAAAGTTTAAAGCAATTTCTTTCTAAACCACCTATTTTACAAAAACCTAAAGTCGGCGAAcccttatatttatatttgtcgATCACTGATATGGCGGTTAGCTCTGTTCTTGTTGTAGAAAATGAGAAAACACAACGGCCAATTTATTTTGTAAGCAAATCATTGCAGAATGCCGAGCTTCGCTATCCAAGGTTAGAAAAGCTCGCGTACGCACTTGTTTTTTCTGCAAGACGGCTCCGACCTTATTTTTAGAGCCATACAATCAACGTTAGAACTTCTCAACCGTTACGAGAAATACCCGCCAAACCCGAGCTTGCAGGAAGATTGATCAAATGGTCTATTGAACTCTCAGAATTTGATATTCACTACCAGCCTAGAGGATCTGTCAAATCACAATATTTAGCTGACTTTGTCATCGAGTTCACTGAACCAAGTTCAGATACAGAAAGTATAAGCTGGGTGTTATTTGTTGATGGAGCTTCGAACCCTCAGGGATCTGGAGCAGGAGTACTTTTGAAAAGTTCTGAAGGGGTTGTTATTGAACATTCTCTTCGATTCTCATTCAAGGCTAGCAATAATCAAGCCGAGTATGAAGCCCTAATCGCTGGGCTCAGGTTAGCAATTGAATTACATGTTGTTAATTTACAGGTTTATTCTGATTCCCTATTAGTTGTTCAACAAGTAAATCAGAGTTTTCAAACCAAAGacccaattttatcaaaatatctaggTATTGTTAAAAATCTTatgttttgtttttcaaaaattgaaatcaACCATATAGCAAGAGATCATAATCATAGGGCAAATATATTATCTAAACTAGCTACCACTCAGTCACACACTGCCTCACTTCTACAGTCCACCCTTCATGAGCCGAGCATAAATATAGTCGCCATTTTTCATATAGACAATGAGAGTAGCTGACAAGAGCCATACATTCAATACCTTAAAAGTGGAGAGCTTCCACTAGGAATCCAAGACCTAAAAAAGTTCAAATGACAGGGATCTTTTTTCACACTGCTAAATGATCAACTATATAGGCAAGGTTACTCTCGACCATTATTGAAATGTTTAGACAGGTCAGAAGCCGAGCTAGCCATAGCCGAGGTTCATGAAGGCATTTATGGGATGCATTCAGTAGCGAGAAGTCTAGCACAAAAGATTCTTCGTGCTGGCTTTTACTGGCCGACCATATGGGAAGACAGTCAGCAAAAGGTCCGAACTTGTGATCACTGCCAAAAACATGCTCCGATTATTAACATCCCAGCTGAGAATTTACACCAGTCCACGGTAAGCTGGCCATTCAATCAATGGGGAATGGATATCCTCGGACCTTTTCCCACAACCCCAAGACAGGTAAAATATCTAGTTGtggcaattaattatttttctaaatggaTTGAAGCTCAACCCCTAGCCAGGATTACATCGGCACAAATGATATCATTTGTTTGGCAAAAGATAATTTGCAAATATGGCATACCCCGTCACATCATAACTGACAATGGTCGCCAGTTTACCGAccataattttaaaactttttttacataatttaaaGATTAAGCAGTATTTTTCCTCGGTAGAGCATCCTCAATCGAACGGTTTAGCCGAAGCTGCAAATAAGGTCCTCCTTCAGGCTTTAAGGAATAAGCTCGATGATGCTAAAGGACTTTGGGCTGAGCTTGTTCCAGAGATTTTATGGGGTTATAACACCTCAATACACTCAACAACCAAAGAAACACCATTCCGGTTGGTATATGGGTCGGAAGCGATGATACCCATCTAAATATCACAAGGTTCCTTAAGAACACGGGGGACGATAATGATCATGCTCGGCGAGCCGAGCTCGATTTAATTGAGGAGGTTCGCGCCACAGCGGCTGTTCGTCATAAGGCCCTACAGCAGCGAATAGGTCAGTGCCATAATAAAAGGGTGAGGCTGAGATCTTTTCATATCGGAGACTTGGTATTGAGGAAAACCGAGGAGGCGCGAAGACCCCCTTCCCATGGCAAACTTGCCGCCACATGGGAGGGACCTTACAGAATACATCAAGTGATCGGAAAAGGCGCATACCGTCTAGAAGAATTAGATGGAAAAATACTACCCAACACTTGGAATGTTAGTTCATTGAAGCAATACTATAGCTAAATGCAACATGctggtactctttttcctaccttGGGATTTTTCCCAAAAATGGGTTTTGCTCaaggaggttttaacgaggccagcTTACCTACTTTCATTTGTAAAGGTACTGCGTTGaataaaatttgtttttctgGTCATTTCTGTTTAGATATACTTTTGGTGAATACCCTATATCAATCATTTTCATCTACCGCCCTAAAAGATCACCAATCAAACTTAAAGTCGCATTGATATCTCATGCGCAAATCGAAAGCTGATAAATTCCTAATCAGCACACCGAACTAATCAGACCCTAACTTAGGGTGTATAACAAAATTGGGAACAGTATAATACCATAGTCCTTAGTAGGACCCAACATAAACCATTCAAAATACATAGTTTTCATAAAGACTGTTCATATCCTTTAACTATTTCATTACCAAAAAAAGTTCAAACTAAAACCAAATGCTTTAGTCGGCCAAGTTGTCATCGCCTTCTTCTGCCACCTCCTCATCATCAACCAATTGACCGTTTCGAACTATTTTGCTCGGGTCTATAGCAGTAAATTCACCTCCAGGACACAGAAACTTTCCTTGGATGACGGAACACTCAAAACCTTCTGCGAAGGCATCAAGGATATCAGCTTCTCGGCTTGACTCGATCTGTTTCAATTGCAGTGTTACCTCCACAATTCGCTCATTTATGGTAGTTAGCTCACTTTCCTTCTTCCctaatgattcttttgcgctCTCATGCTCTTCCTTTTCAAGTTTCAATTTCTCCTTCGTAATAGAATGCTCTTTCTTCAGCTCAGATAGCATAGTTTCTTTTGTTTCTAGCTGCCCCTTTAAATCGGTACTCTCCGCAGCACTCTGTAACACCTTTCTATGCCTTTTCTCTTGACTTCGCCCGATGCTAGCTAGGCGAAAGCCCAACACCTGCAAGTCCACACACAGATACaaataactttttcaaaaaatttactcTGACAAAAACACAAATATAGAAGTTTAGCTGACCTGCATAAACTGGTCTATACCAACATCTCCGACTTCCTCAATACGACTCATGTCAGAAGTAGATTGAACAACCTCATCCGCTAAAACATTAAAAGGAACATTTTTGTCCCACAATGATGACCCTCTTCCTCAAAAGAATGGAGCTTTTCTTGTTTAACAGTAAAGCTCGCCAATTCACTAAGATCAATCGTTTTTTCACTTCAGCCTCACCTTCCACTTTTCACTTGAATCGAGCTCTCATGCTCGATGCCGAAACTCCAGGGTATTTCCCACCTATAGAAACAGCAAAGAAGAAAGGTTATATATTCAGTAAACAAGTTACACAATACAACCCAGATCAACAACCCAATAATGCCTCACCAAAATATTCTACAACAGACGCCCTATCTTCTTCCCATAGAAGCAAGTTTGAGACAGATATCAAACCACCTCGATCAACCATTTCCATCAAAAAGCTTATTATACATTCATTCCGAGGCGTTATAAGTTCGGGACCTAATATGTGATTAGGCTGGTAACACCAATAAAGGGGAAACTTCTCCCTGAGATTTTCATTTAAGTAAAAGGGAAATTTCTCATCTactgatttaattttaaaaaatatttccttaaaatttttgaaggaagATTTGTACAATTTAAAAACCGCAAATCCAGGAGTACTATTCAGGTTTACCCAAAGGCCTTTCCAGACACCATTGGcttgaaagagagaaaaaaaacaacTCTATATCAGGTTCAATCCCTAAGAATTCCATTAAAACTGCAAAGCATTTTATGAATATCCATCCGTTAGGATGGACTTGAGAAGGCGCACAGTTCATTTGCTTCAATGTATTGCATTCGAATTTTGTAAAAGGTAACTTCACAAACAACTCTTCAAGGACACAGctatacatataaaaattttcaaaatctttctttcGGAGATAAACAAGATCCATGCGATTGCATGGAACCAACTCGATGTGGAAACCAGGTCTCACTATCCTTCCTAAACTAATTCCTTCAACACTCTCTTTATAAAAAAACAGAGAAGCCCTTATCTTCACATCTCCATCGACCTACTCATACGATTCATCATCTTCTACCTTAGGTAACGCCTTTCCCTTCTTGTCACTCATTTTTTCCCTCTCAGGCAGTAAAAAATCGAAAAAGTAAGGAGGTAAGAGAGTGTTCTTACTAACCTCTTTTGCTCATTCTTTAAAAACCCTCTTGAGAAGACACACAGGTTAAAGCAGTATTTCAATCTTTATGTCAATGtaactcaaaatagattttaacCATTCATTTAAGAAAAACTTTTCAGTTCCAGGATAAAAATCATGATCCTTCATTTAAAACTCACTTTCAACTGTTCCAAGACCACCTTGGAACTCGCACCTTGCATTGAAAAAACAATACCATCATTAACTTGTTTCAAAACTTTTACTATTCCACATAAAACAAATATACTTTATATTTGTACGATGCGTCAAGTTGACCTGGGGGCTCCCCACGCCGAGCTATAACTCGGTTACATCAAAATTTTAAAGCTCAACCTGCCTCATCTAAACCCAGGTTAAGCTTAGGAGCTGTGATATGACCGTTATACATCGGTTACGAGTTATACTTCGACAGACTTCTTGATAACCGACGCATTAGCTCTACCGAATTTATGGCAATAAATGACCTTTGATCGGTTACATCAGAGACAATCAATTGAGGAATATGGCCGTTATCATTTCCCAGTTATAAAGAAAATGATTGAAATCGGTAAAGGTATGAAGTCATCGTTCTAAGCTAAAAACTCTCCTTTGATAGTTCTCTTtgactgacttgagcgtcggagtgctttttgcaggtgctcctCCTCTTGTTTCACTTGGTAGTCGAGACGTATTGCAATTCATTGATAAGGTTGGCCAACCTCTTCATAAGGACGAATTATAACTCAGTCGCAACCAGGCAggaacaattataattaattttatttacataTTACAATAAATGTATATATTAAGCAAAACGTTgcaaattaatttattagctgattttctattataaaaattagtgtataattttttcatttaaattttaaataaaatactaaatagttattattttaacattttataattattaatttattatacatatttaatttataaaatatatattattagatatGTGTAAGTTAATATGTTAAACTATCTTCTATCTATCAATCTATTTATCCATCTATTATATAAAGAGAATacgaaaataatttgatatgtcAATTATTTTTCTAGAATGTTTTTTatcatatactattatatataggTGGATATAAGAGTAGTTTaatgtctaaattatttttttaaaacgttcttaattatatttaatttatctatttattatataaaagagATATAAAAGTAGTTTGATGTTCAAATTATTTTTCCAAAATACCTTTCATTATatgtttattataaataagaaatATAAGAGTAATTTAGTGTCCAATTTATTTTTCTACAATGtcattcattatatataatttataaaatatattattttgttacttagtatctaggttaatttcaaatttattatCATTACCATATTATCGCTAGTAATTAATAATGCTCACAGTATCAAATGAAAGTCAAGAAATAATGACATTTGTTGTGCACTTATGCTTGACTGCAGGTATTATGGACTTATGGTAaagttaaaaagtaaaaacaacttCCTTTTCCCGTtgaaaagagaaaaagggaaaattGGTTAAATTACTGAATTAGGTTAAAATATTGGAAGCAGAAGAGAGAGTAATTACTAATTAGAAAGCAACAAGGAAATTATGAAATCAACTAATCAAGTACTACTAAATTActaatctactttttttttttgaagagtaCTATTGTAAATTTGTATTGTTGAAAACCTGATATTCAAAGACGATATAAAGCATTTAATAGCTCTAAAATCGGTTGGGGTTCAAGAGTCTGAGTTGTTTGATTcgcataataatataatatagtaatatactaaattactaatactaatattttttgtttaatttttatgcatttaAAGCCAACAACTTGTATGCCTCAACAACTCCTTCCCGCAACCACGAAGAAGAAAAAGACAGAATAGTAGTGGAagaggaaataataataataataataataataataataataagaaagagGAAGAGCTGAGAACTTTCAACTTTCAAAGTGATTGTGAAGGTGAAGGAAGAGATGGGGAATCGTTTTACTTGCATGACAAAGAAGGAGACGAAAGATGTTGGATCGAGAAACAAGAGAATGGGCAGATCACAGAGGAAGCTGGTGGCAGAGGAAGACCTGCATCTACAGGCACTCTCCATGGCACTCCAACAGCATCAGTTGTCTCAGAGGTTCGAAGGTTCCATGTCAAGGAGAATCGGCTCCACGAGCTCCAGAAGGCGCAATCTCTCTGATTCTTTCTCCGCCAATAAACAGGTACAGGTACGCTACCACACCGCGACACCTCTTTTTTCAATCAGTTCTTCACTGCCAAAAAGTGGCTTGTCATGATTAAGATCTTTGAGGAGCTCGTGGGTAGGAGGGAAAGGGGGAAAAATAGTTAATTGTTAGTGGTGGGAGCAACTTCACTCAACGGGACAAGCCATAGCCGAAAAGTATTAGAAAAGGTATCCAAGGGCAActttttccttaatttttttcttttatttttttttaaaaggtgCATCTGGAAAAAGTACATGGCCAATTCACCGTGCTTTCAAAAGCAGATGCAATTTATTTACCAATATACGTACCCCACTTCTCTGCCCGCCTTGTGTAGGTTGAGTTGCCCAGTGCTGACTCCACCAAAGCCTTGTCACCGTCGTCTCCAAAACTCTATTTTATGCAATTTGCATCGCAATCATGTTGTTGCATATGTATGAAGCTGCATGTTTGGTTTGGGTATTGAAACCTTATAATCATGTAGATTTTGGCCATGCGTTTGGAGTTTCAAACGAAAACCATGACATTTGTAAGTTACCAATGCATTTTGACTTCCAATTATTCCAAAGCCTGATGAAAGAATGCAGGTAATTTTGCCTCATTTAGGAAAGTTTAGCATAGTTGTTTAAGGGGAGAATTAGGGCTGATTTTGTGTTTGGAACTAGATGGCATTCAACAGTTATACCATTAATACTGTCATTGGATAAACCAACTGAGGT
Coding sequences within it:
- the LOC140173292 gene encoding uncharacterized protein → MTFRPADFSCTDTNLDDPVVVSIQLGDLIVRKVLLDPGSNADVLFFTTFEKMKLSTNILQPSVGDLVGFSGERVPVLGSVWLQTTLGTSVKDEEREKLVHFLRENTNLFAWTSGDMPGIDPSIITHKLVISPAAQPVSQKKRNLGTEKRLASMAEAKKLIDANFIREISFMDAYSGYNQILMHPSDQEKTTFITEYGATYQRLMNKVFDRQIGWNIKVYVDDMVAKT
- the LOC140173293 gene encoding uncharacterized protein, which gives rise to MAVSSVLVVENEKTQRPIYFVSKSLQNAELRYPRTSQPLREIPAKPELAGRLIKWSIELSEFDIHYQPRGSVKSQYLADFVIEFTEPSSDTESISWVLFVDGASNPQGSGAGVLLKSSEGVVIEHSLRFSFKASNNQAEYEALIAGLRQGYSRPLLKCLDRSEAELAIAEVHEGIYGMHSVARSLAQKILRAGFYWPTIWEDSQQKVRTCDHCQKHAPIINIPAENLHQSTIKQYFSSVEHPQSNGLAEAANKVLLQALRNKLDDAKGLWAELVPEILWGYNTSIHSTTKETPFRFLKNTGDDNDHARRAELDLIEEVRATAAVRHKALQQRIGQCHNKRVRLRSFHIGDLVLRKTEEARRPPSHGKLAATWEGPYRIHQVIGKGAYRLEELDGKILPNTWNVSSLKQYYS
- the LOC140184543 gene encoding uncharacterized protein, with translation MSRIEEVGDVGIDQFMQVLGFRLASIGRSQEKRHRKVLQSAAESTDLKGQLETKETMLSELKKEHSITKEKLKLEKEEHESAKESLGKKESELTTINERIVEVTLQLKQIESSREADILDAFAEGFECSVIQGKFLCPGGEFTAIDPSKIVRNGQLVDDEEVAEEGDDNLAD